One window from the genome of Candidatus Synechococcus calcipolaris G9 encodes:
- a CDS encoding tetratricopeptide repeat protein, translated as MTEIEDQFQAAIEQYKGGAPVPELIPTFKDICQRAQKSSSAWTCLAWLYLLDEKPHQAYKAAQRAVKLNPEDPQARINLAMAMLETGKKGVRPHIELAQTIVNAVPELRQEVTDNFADGLSRKPEWDSLQRLQMLVLG; from the coding sequence ATGACCGAGATCGAAGATCAATTTCAAGCGGCGATCGAGCAGTACAAGGGCGGTGCTCCCGTCCCAGAACTGATTCCGACGTTCAAGGATATTTGTCAGCGGGCCCAAAAGAGTAGCTCCGCCTGGACGTGCTTGGCCTGGCTATATCTCTTGGATGAAAAACCCCACCAGGCCTATAAAGCGGCCCAACGGGCGGTAAAGCTAAATCCAGAGGATCCCCAAGCCCGGATTAATTTAGCCATGGCGATGCTGGAAACGGGGAAAAAAGGGGTGCGTCCCCACATTGAATTGGCCCAAACCATTGTCAATGCCGTCCCGGAGTTACGCCAGGAAGTGACGGACAATTTTGCCGATGGCCTCAGTCGCAAACCAGAGTGGGATAGTTTACAGCGGTTGCAGATGCTTGTCTTGGGCTAA
- the queG gene encoding tRNA epoxyqueuosine(34) reductase QueG has product MKHPALNASAVKAQARSLGFHRVGIVALGESASADLQSEHRSGPVALQEWLDQGYQADMDWMADPRRQDIHRVLPGVQSVIAVALNYYSPHSRADGPNHGKISRYAWGRDYHRVLTTRLKALAQWLHDQDSDIKTRYYVDTGPVQDKVWAERAGLGWIGKHSNLITRDYGSWVFLGELLTTLPLAGDRPHGEHCGTCRRCLDACPTQAITRPFVVDANRCIAYHTIENRAETLPASISDRLEGWVAGCDICQDVCPWNQRFAQPTDISDFEPYATNLAPSLQELAHLRDEDWHKRFPASALRRIKPAMWRRNAQANLNQVPTPE; this is encoded by the coding sequence TTGAAGCATCCTGCCTTAAATGCCTCTGCTGTGAAAGCCCAGGCCCGATCCCTCGGATTTCATCGGGTGGGTATTGTTGCCCTTGGGGAGAGTGCATCGGCTGATCTTCAATCTGAGCATAGATCTGGGCCGGTGGCCCTGCAAGAATGGTTAGACCAAGGCTACCAGGCCGATATGGATTGGATGGCCGACCCGCGCCGTCAGGATATTCATCGTGTTTTACCGGGGGTTCAGTCGGTGATTGCCGTGGCCTTAAACTACTACAGTCCCCACTCCCGTGCTGATGGGCCAAACCATGGCAAAATTTCCCGCTATGCCTGGGGACGAGACTACCATCGCGTCTTAACCACGCGACTCAAGGCCCTGGCCCAATGGCTCCATGACCAGGACTCTGACATTAAAACTCGTTACTACGTGGACACTGGCCCCGTCCAGGATAAGGTTTGGGCGGAGCGGGCCGGTCTGGGTTGGATTGGTAAACATAGTAATTTAATTACCCGAGATTATGGCTCCTGGGTCTTTTTAGGGGAACTATTAACCACCTTGCCCTTAGCGGGCGATCGCCCCCATGGGGAACATTGCGGAACCTGCCGCCGCTGTTTAGATGCCTGTCCAACCCAGGCCATTACGCGCCCCTTTGTTGTCGATGCCAATCGCTGTATTGCCTACCACACCATTGAAAATCGCGCCGAAACCCTGCCTGCCAGTATTAGCGATCGCCTTGAGGGGTGGGTGGCCGGCTGTGATATTTGTCAGGATGTTTGCCCCTGGAATCAACGGTTTGCCCAACCCACGGATATTTCTGATTTTGAACCCTATGCCACTAATCTGGCCCCATCTCTTCAGGAGCTTGCCCACCTCCGAGATGAAGACTGGCACAAGCGCTTTCCAGCTTCCGCCCTGCGCCGCATTAAGCCAGCCATGTGGCGACGAAATGCCCAGGCAAACCTAAATCAGGTTCCCACTCCAGAGTAA
- a CDS encoding FHA domain-containing protein, whose protein sequence is MELIIAAPVPRVLLHSPYMQRSIVLTQRPEWSIGRSKDCDIVLPDRWASRHHSIIRVDPQKGYHFLDNKSMNGSFVNNQRVFDPYLLKHGDRMMVGETELEFVWLSSGTPPPATTHNEAKFILMTHSSRTQGEMWRELLNSQGLSTIWGTSHFELEKVMAHIESLHNAPNLLLLDLGMPKTNPYDFCRRYHETYPDLQVILLSGMRQSVHDSECKWAINQGATALLPGLPRENLFGDLTRITERLQTIFRGVDWHQINAEALTSTLLKLQEAVDSDLSGICL, encoded by the coding sequence GTGGAACTTATCATAGCCGCACCTGTTCCTCGGGTTTTACTGCATTCTCCCTATATGCAACGTTCCATTGTCCTGACGCAACGACCAGAATGGAGCATTGGTCGAAGCAAGGATTGTGATATTGTCCTCCCGGATCGCTGGGCATCCCGTCACCATTCCATCATTCGGGTTGATCCGCAAAAGGGGTATCACTTTCTTGACAACAAAAGCATGAACGGTTCCTTTGTCAATAATCAGCGGGTGTTTGATCCCTACCTGCTCAAGCATGGCGATCGCATGATGGTGGGTGAAACCGAACTGGAATTTGTCTGGCTTAGCTCGGGAACCCCGCCCCCGGCAACCACCCATAATGAAGCCAAATTTATCCTCATGACCCATTCCTCCCGTACCCAGGGTGAAATGTGGCGAGAACTCCTCAACTCCCAGGGCCTATCCACCATCTGGGGAACCTCTCACTTTGAGTTAGAAAAAGTGATGGCTCACATTGAGTCCCTCCATAATGCCCCTAATCTATTACTCCTAGATCTGGGGATGCCAAAAACAAATCCCTATGACTTTTGCCGTCGCTACCATGAAACCTACCCTGATTTACAGGTTATTCTGTTGAGCGGTATGCGCCAATCCGTCCATGATTCCGAATGTAAGTGGGCCATCAATCAAGGGGCAACGGCCCTATTGCCGGGTTTACCTCGGGAAAATTTATTTGGGGATCTCACCCGGATTACGGAGCGGTTACAAACGATTTTCAGGGGTGTGGATTGGCATCAAATCAATGCGGAGGCCCTCACCAGTACGCTCCTAAAACTACAGGAAGCGGTAGATTCAGACCTTTCAGGAATTTGTCTCTAG
- the mutS gene encoding DNA mismatch repair protein MutS codes for MKTNDTHELPLRLGRNPGLQIRHDEIDRQQLTPMLQHYADIKDQHPHTLLLYRVGDFYETFFQDACTIARELELVLTGKEGGKDVGRVAMAGVPHHALERYCRSLVEKGYAIAICDQVEDPAQAQGLVKREVTRVFTPGTVLDAEMLQPRRNNFLAAVVIAGTHWGLAYADVSTGEFRASQGSDRDQLAPELTRLQPSEILFPSDAPDPNRLLRPGEGGDILPQGLPSQFCYTLRSPADFSQSEARQRLLQTFKLRSLEGLGCETLHLATRAAGGLLTYLEETHREQTIPLQPLSTYHLSHYLFLDSSTRRNLELTQTSREGSYHGSLLWAIDRTVTAMGGRLLRRWLLQPLLDLGEIQARQGAIQELMDQPQLRQVLNRHLQNVYDLERLAGRAGSGSANARDLAALRDSFRTLLDLSTAVVGTTSPFFQTLATVPPALDHLGERLYAALVESPPMALMEGGMIRPGASPELDQQRQQLEQDQQWFLNLETQERQRTGISTLKVGFTKVAGYYISVSRAKAQNLPEDYLRKQTLTNEERYITTELKEREARLFSAQTALYQLEYEIFLELRQQVAEQASVIREVAAAVAAVDVLLGLAEVAIYQGYVCPALSEDRQIHVHQGRHPVVEQSLPVGFFVPNDTHLGGLADLMILTGPNASGKSCYLRQVGLIQLLAQMGSFVPAQGAQMALCDRIFTRVGAVDDLATGQSTFMVEMNETANILNHASDRSLVLLDEIGRGTATFDGLAIAWAVAEYLAVTLRARTIFATHYHELNELAMILTNVANYQVVVKELPDEIIFLHQVQPGGADRSYGIEAGRLAGLPAEVIQRARQVMAQIEKHSKIAVGLRKSTPKSTINATVDSPADSSKIAQGELNF; via the coding sequence ATGAAAACAAATGATACCCATGAACTGCCCCTCCGCTTGGGGCGTAATCCCGGTCTACAGATCCGCCACGATGAGATCGATCGCCAGCAATTGACACCGATGTTGCAGCATTATGCCGACATCAAGGATCAGCATCCCCATACCCTATTGCTCTATCGAGTAGGTGACTTTTACGAAACCTTTTTTCAGGATGCCTGCACGATCGCCCGCGAATTAGAACTGGTTCTCACGGGGAAGGAAGGGGGCAAGGATGTGGGACGAGTGGCCATGGCCGGTGTGCCTCACCATGCCCTAGAGCGGTACTGTCGCTCCCTCGTCGAAAAGGGCTATGCCATTGCCATCTGCGATCAGGTGGAGGATCCGGCCCAGGCCCAGGGATTAGTGAAGCGGGAAGTAACGCGAGTTTTTACCCCTGGAACCGTCTTAGATGCGGAAATGTTGCAGCCCCGCCGGAATAATTTTCTCGCGGCGGTTGTGATTGCCGGAACCCATTGGGGATTAGCCTATGCGGATGTCTCCACCGGGGAATTTCGGGCCAGCCAAGGGAGCGATCGCGATCAGCTGGCCCCGGAGTTAACCCGCCTCCAACCCTCAGAGATTTTATTTCCCAGTGACGCTCCCGATCCCAATCGACTCTTGCGTCCTGGGGAGGGGGGAGATATTCTGCCCCAGGGATTACCGAGCCAATTTTGCTACACGCTGAGATCGCCGGCGGATTTTAGCCAGAGTGAGGCCCGCCAACGTCTTCTCCAAACCTTTAAGCTCCGCTCCTTGGAGGGGCTAGGCTGTGAAACACTCCATTTAGCTACCCGCGCTGCTGGTGGCCTCCTCACCTATCTGGAAGAAACCCACCGGGAACAAACCATTCCCCTACAACCCCTGAGTACCTATCACCTCAGCCATTACCTTTTCTTAGATTCCTCAACCCGCCGCAATCTTGAATTAACCCAAACATCCCGGGAAGGGAGCTACCATGGTTCCCTCCTGTGGGCTATCGATCGCACCGTCACAGCAATGGGGGGGCGACTTCTGCGTCGGTGGCTACTTCAACCCCTGTTAGATCTAGGAGAAATTCAAGCCAGGCAGGGGGCCATCCAAGAACTGATGGATCAACCCCAACTGCGACAGGTCTTAAATCGCCATCTCCAGAATGTTTATGATCTAGAGCGATTAGCGGGCCGGGCCGGCTCCGGATCGGCCAATGCCCGAGATCTGGCCGCACTACGGGATTCCTTTCGCACCCTGTTGGATTTAAGTACCGCTGTGGTGGGAACCACATCCCCCTTTTTCCAAACCCTGGCTACCGTGCCCCCCGCCCTGGATCACTTAGGTGAGCGGCTCTACGCCGCCCTCGTTGAATCCCCACCCATGGCACTGATGGAAGGGGGGATGATTCGCCCGGGGGCCTCCCCGGAACTGGATCAACAGCGACAACAGTTGGAGCAGGATCAACAGTGGTTTCTAAATTTGGAGACCCAGGAACGGCAACGCACCGGGATTTCGACCCTCAAGGTGGGCTTTACCAAAGTCGCTGGCTACTATATCAGTGTGTCTCGGGCCAAGGCCCAAAACCTGCCGGAGGATTATCTGCGGAAGCAAACCCTCACCAATGAAGAACGCTACATTACCACCGAACTGAAGGAACGGGAAGCCCGGCTATTCTCTGCCCAAACGGCGTTGTATCAACTAGAGTACGAAATTTTCCTAGAGTTACGCCAACAGGTGGCCGAGCAGGCCAGTGTGATTCGGGAGGTGGCGGCGGCCGTAGCCGCAGTGGATGTACTCTTGGGGTTGGCGGAGGTGGCTATCTATCAGGGTTATGTCTGTCCGGCCTTATCCGAGGATCGCCAGATTCACGTTCACCAGGGTCGCCATCCCGTGGTGGAGCAATCCTTGCCCGTGGGCTTTTTTGTCCCCAATGATACCCATCTAGGGGGTCTGGCGGATTTAATGATTTTGACCGGCCCCAATGCCAGTGGTAAAAGTTGTTATCTGCGCCAAGTGGGTCTGATCCAACTCCTGGCCCAGATGGGGAGTTTTGTACCGGCCCAAGGGGCCCAGATGGCCCTGTGCGATCGCATTTTTACCCGTGTGGGAGCCGTAGATGATTTAGCGACCGGCCAATCCACATTTATGGTGGAAATGAATGAAACCGCCAACATTTTGAACCATGCCAGCGATCGCTCCCTGGTTTTACTGGACGAAATTGGCCGGGGCACCGCCACCTTTGATGGCCTGGCGATCGCCTGGGCCGTGGCCGAATACCTAGCGGTCACCCTCAGGGCCCGCACCATTTTTGCTACCCACTACCATGAACTCAATGAACTGGCGATGATTTTAACCAACGTGGCCAATTACCAAGTCGTGGTCAAAGAACTACCGGATGAGATTATTTTTCTACACCAAGTCCAGCCCGGGGGAGCCGATCGCTCCTATGGTATTGAAGCCGGTCGTCTAGCGGGTTTACCGGCAGAGGTGATCCAACGGGCCCGGCAGGTGATGGCCCAAATTGAGAAACATAGTAAGATTGCCGTTGGCTTACGCAAAAGTACGCCCAAATCTACAATAAACGCTACCGTAGACAGCCCGGCTGATTCCAGTAAAATAGCCCAAGGAGAACTAAACTTTTAA
- the clpB gene encoding ATP-dependent chaperone ClpB, with protein sequence MQPTDPAKFTDKAWEAIVKSQDVAREFRSQYLEVEHLMVALLQQEGLASQILERAEIDEAAFLKRLVDFAKQQPRVPGGTELYLGRSLDLLMDDAEKARQGREDGYISVEHILLAFTGDRRIGQKLSRAIGLDRPHLEEAIVAIRGAQKVSDQNPENRYDALSKYGRDLTEQAEKGKLDPVIGRDEEIRRVIQVLSRRTKNNPVLIGEPGVGKTAIAEGLAQRIINGDVPESLKNRQLISLDMGSLVAGAKFRGDFEDRLKAVLHEVTHSDGQIVLFIDELHTVVGAGANQNSSMDAGNLLKPMLARGELRCIGATTLDEYRKHIEKDAALERRFQQVYIGQPTVDDTISILRGLKDRYEIHHNVKITDSALVAAAVLSDRYLADRFLPDKAIDLVDEAAAKLKMEITSKPSELEGIERRLIQLEMEKLSLKQEESLRLSKSPIPGRENAYATSWERLERIEAEINELQPRKDHMESQWQREKDTLERINALKEEEDQVKLQIEQAERDYNLNKAAQLKYGRLETLQRELEATEATLLEIQTEGTTFLRDQVTEADIAEIIAKWTGIPLQRLLESERQKLLQLEEYLHQRVIGQKDAVTSVAAAIRRARAGMKDPSRPIGSFLFMGPTGVGKTELARALAECLFDDDAALVRIDMSEYMEKHAISRMIGAPPGYVGFDSGGQLTEAVRRRPYSVVLFDEVEKAHPEVFNVLLQVLDDGRITDSQGRAIDFRNTVIVMTSNIGSEFILDLGGDDSRYDDMRKRVMTTLQKHFRPEFLNRIDDLILFHSLNKEELARIVLIQLRRVEGLLADQKIALAMSPEALEHIVSAGYDPVYGARPLKRAIQREVENPLAVKILEEVFIPGDTIQVNCQDGRLVFEHQ encoded by the coding sequence ATGCAACCCACTGACCCAGCCAAATTTACTGATAAGGCCTGGGAAGCCATTGTTAAGTCTCAGGATGTGGCCCGCGAGTTTCGCAGCCAGTATTTAGAAGTTGAACATTTAATGGTTGCCCTCTTGCAACAGGAGGGGCTAGCATCACAAATTTTAGAACGGGCAGAGATTGATGAAGCTGCCTTCCTAAAGCGATTAGTGGATTTTGCCAAACAGCAGCCTCGAGTTCCGGGGGGGACAGAGCTGTATCTTGGCCGCAGTCTGGATCTGCTCATGGATGATGCCGAAAAAGCACGCCAAGGGCGCGAAGATGGCTATATTTCCGTTGAGCATATTCTATTGGCGTTTACGGGCGATCGCCGCATTGGTCAAAAACTCTCCCGAGCGATCGGTTTAGATCGGCCCCACCTAGAGGAGGCCATTGTTGCCATTCGCGGGGCCCAAAAAGTTTCGGATCAAAATCCCGAAAATCGCTACGATGCCCTGAGCAAATATGGCCGCGATCTAACGGAACAGGCGGAAAAAGGCAAACTGGATCCGGTGATTGGCCGGGATGAAGAAATTCGTCGGGTGATTCAAGTCCTCTCACGGCGCACCAAAAATAATCCGGTGCTCATTGGCGAACCGGGGGTAGGTAAAACGGCGATCGCCGAGGGGTTAGCCCAACGCATTATCAATGGGGATGTCCCCGAATCCCTAAAAAATCGCCAACTCATTTCCCTAGATATGGGTAGCTTAGTGGCCGGAGCCAAATTCCGCGGTGACTTTGAGGATCGCCTCAAGGCCGTATTGCACGAAGTCACCCATTCCGACGGCCAGATTGTTTTATTTATTGACGAATTACACACCGTTGTCGGGGCCGGAGCCAATCAAAACTCCAGTATGGACGCGGGCAACTTGCTCAAACCCATGCTGGCCCGGGGGGAACTCCGCTGTATTGGGGCTACTACCCTGGACGAGTACCGCAAACACATTGAAAAAGATGCGGCCCTAGAGCGTCGTTTTCAGCAGGTCTATATTGGCCAACCCACCGTGGACGATACCATTTCCATTTTGCGCGGTCTCAAGGATCGCTACGAAATTCACCACAATGTCAAAATTACCGACTCGGCCCTAGTGGCGGCAGCCGTTCTCTCCGATCGCTACCTAGCCGATCGCTTTTTGCCCGATAAAGCCATTGATTTGGTGGATGAAGCCGCAGCCAAGTTAAAAATGGAAATCACCTCCAAACCCTCTGAACTAGAAGGAATCGAGCGGCGACTCATTCAATTGGAAATGGAAAAACTCTCCCTGAAACAGGAAGAAAGTCTACGATTAAGTAAATCCCCCATTCCCGGACGGGAAAACGCCTATGCCACCAGTTGGGAACGTTTGGAGCGCATTGAAGCAGAAATTAACGAGCTTCAGCCCCGCAAAGATCACATGGAGAGCCAATGGCAAAGGGAAAAAGATACCCTAGAGCGAATTAATGCCTTAAAGGAAGAAGAAGATCAGGTCAAACTGCAAATTGAGCAAGCCGAACGGGACTATAACCTCAATAAAGCCGCCCAACTCAAGTATGGCCGCCTGGAAACCCTTCAGCGAGAGCTAGAGGCAACGGAGGCAACCCTCCTAGAAATTCAAACCGAAGGAACCACCTTTTTAAGGGATCAGGTCACGGAAGCGGATATTGCTGAAATTATCGCCAAATGGACCGGTATCCCCCTCCAACGACTCCTAGAGTCAGAGCGGCAAAAACTTTTACAACTGGAAGAGTATCTGCACCAGCGGGTGATTGGCCAAAAAGATGCAGTGACTAGTGTCGCCGCCGCCATTCGCCGGGCCCGGGCAGGCATGAAGGATCCCAGTCGTCCCATTGGCTCTTTTTTGTTTATGGGCCCCACAGGGGTAGGAAAAACCGAACTGGCGCGGGCCTTGGCCGAATGTCTCTTTGATGATGACGCGGCCCTGGTGCGAATTGATATGTCCGAGTACATGGAAAAACACGCCATTTCCCGGATGATTGGGGCTCCGCCGGGCTATGTGGGGTTTGATAGTGGCGGCCAGTTAACGGAGGCGGTGCGGCGGCGGCCCTACTCCGTGGTGTTATTTGACGAGGTAGAGAAGGCCCATCCTGAGGTATTTAATGTCCTGTTGCAAGTCCTAGACGATGGCCGGATAACGGATTCCCAAGGACGGGCCATTGATTTTCGCAACACCGTCATTGTCATGACCAGTAATATTGGCAGTGAGTTTATTTTAGATCTGGGTGGAGATGACAGCCGCTATGATGATATGCGTAAACGGGTGATGACGACCCTACAGAAACATTTTCGCCCAGAATTTCTAAATCGCATTGATGATTTAATTTTATTCCACTCCCTCAACAAAGAGGAACTCGCTCGCATTGTCTTGATTCAATTGAGACGGGTGGAAGGATTACTGGCGGATCAGAAAATTGCCCTGGCCATGAGTCCAGAAGCCCTAGAGCATATTGTGAGTGCAGGGTATGATCCGGTCTATGGTGCCCGGCCCCTAAAACGAGCCATCCAACGGGAAGTTGAAAATCCCCTGGCGGTCAAAATTCTGGAAGAAGTGTTTATTCCCGGAGATACGATTCAGGTCAATTGTCAGGATGGCCGACTCGTATTTGAGCATCAATGA
- the ispD gene encoding 2-C-methyl-D-erythritol 4-phosphate cytidylyltransferase encodes MHLLIPAAGMGKRMGSDCNKLRLQALGRPLLAWTILAAQAAQEISWIGIIGQQIDFPTWQEVIPQLQLTKPVEFIAGGATRQESVHNGLKALPADADRVLIHDGARCLATPELLDRCAQALNNDAGLIAAVPVKDTIKIVNQGGLVAGTPDRATLWAAQTPQGFPVHKLKECHGIAQEHHWQVTDDAALFERFELPVHIVPGEDTNLKITTPADLEIAELILRQRYPA; translated from the coding sequence ATGCATTTACTCATTCCGGCGGCGGGTATGGGCAAGAGAATGGGCAGCGATTGTAATAAATTGCGGTTGCAGGCCCTTGGTCGTCCCCTCCTCGCTTGGACTATTTTGGCGGCTCAAGCAGCCCAAGAGATTTCTTGGATTGGAATTATTGGTCAGCAGATTGATTTTCCCACTTGGCAGGAGGTAATCCCCCAACTCCAATTGACAAAACCCGTGGAATTTATTGCCGGTGGTGCTACCCGTCAAGAATCCGTTCACAATGGTCTCAAGGCATTGCCCGCCGATGCCGATCGCGTCTTAATTCACGATGGTGCCCGTTGTTTGGCAACTCCTGAGCTTCTTGATCGCTGTGCCCAAGCCCTCAACAACGATGCCGGTCTCATTGCCGCTGTCCCCGTCAAAGATACGATAAAAATCGTGAATCAAGGGGGACTGGTGGCGGGAACCCCCGATCGCGCGACCCTTTGGGCCGCCCAAACACCCCAAGGATTTCCGGTACACAAACTGAAGGAATGTCATGGGATTGCCCAGGAACACCATTGGCAGGTGACGGATGATGCGGCCCTCTTTGAGCGATTTGAGCTACCGGTGCACATTGTTCCCGGGGAAGACACCAACCTAAAAATTACCACCCCAGCGGATTTAGAAATTGCCGAATTGATTCTGCGTCAGCGTTACCCAGCCTAA
- a CDS encoding pentapeptide repeat-containing protein gives MVEEVRALSNPIYSMSTPMAQWQSPLSSRFRQWLISSTTLLGILATGAIAPAVAAKLEDLYQLRQTGNCPNCDLSYANLRGRNLRGADMSGANLNGANLRGANLMGANLTGAILNSADLTRANLTGANLSNASLVMTRLDQAILTSVNLLDGILGGRDRLAKVENFTGATLPNGGPAIFPRPPR, from the coding sequence ATGGTTGAAGAAGTCAGGGCATTAAGCAATCCCATCTATTCCATGAGTACTCCTATGGCACAGTGGCAGTCTCCCCTGTCCTCCCGTTTTCGACAGTGGCTGATCTCTAGCACAACACTTTTAGGCATTTTGGCAACGGGGGCGATCGCTCCGGCTGTAGCGGCCAAACTTGAGGATCTTTACCAACTCCGCCAAACCGGTAACTGTCCCAACTGTGATCTAAGCTATGCCAATCTCCGGGGCAGAAATTTAAGGGGCGCGGATATGAGTGGGGCCAACCTGAATGGGGCGAACCTGCGGGGTGCAAACCTCATGGGAGCCAATTTAACTGGGGCAATCTTAAATAGTGCGGATTTAACCCGTGCCAACTTAACCGGAGCTAATCTAAGCAATGCCAGTCTAGTTATGACGCGCCTTGATCAGGCTATTTTAACCAGTGTTAATCTCCTAGATGGGATATTAGGCGGGCGAGATCGCCTCGCCAAGGTGGAAAATTTTACCGGGGCAACCCTACCCAATGGTGGCCCAGCCATTTTCCCACGGCCGCCTCGCTAG
- a CDS encoding Uma2 family endonuclease: protein MALSVEPTIHYPDSDGQPMADNTRQFRWIVLLKENLECLFANDPNVFVAGDLLWYPVEGRPDIRVAPDVMVIFGRPKGDRGSYQQWLEAGITPQVVFEILSPGNRLTEMVKKLQFYDRHGVEEYYIYDPDLQELSILVRTPQGLDTVEMIDHWRSPRLGIEFVLGEDDLEVYYPDGRRFLTTIELAQQIKEAQQRAEQEAFRAQQETQRAEQEALRAQQETQRAEQEALRAEQETQRADRLAAYLRSQGIDPEQI, encoded by the coding sequence ATGGCTCTTTCCGTTGAACCCACGATCCACTATCCCGACAGTGATGGTCAACCCATGGCTGACAATACCCGCCAGTTTCGCTGGATCGTTTTACTCAAAGAAAACCTAGAATGTCTTTTTGCCAATGATCCGAACGTTTTTGTAGCTGGAGACTTACTCTGGTATCCAGTAGAAGGTCGTCCCGATATACGAGTTGCCCCAGACGTGATGGTGATTTTTGGTCGTCCCAAGGGCGATCGCGGCTCCTATCAACAATGGCTAGAAGCGGGCATTACCCCCCAGGTAGTGTTTGAAATTCTCTCCCCTGGGAATCGACTGACGGAAATGGTGAAAAAGCTACAGTTCTACGATCGCCACGGCGTAGAGGAATATTACATCTACGATCCCGATCTCCAGGAATTGAGCATACTGGTGAGAACTCCCCAAGGGCTAGATACCGTTGAGATGATAGATCACTGGCGTAGTCCTCGCCTAGGGATTGAATTTGTCCTAGGGGAAGACGATCTAGAAGTGTACTATCCCGATGGGCGGCGATTTCTGACAACGATTGAATTAGCTCAACAGATAAAAGAAGCCCAGCAGCGGGCTGAACAGGAAGCCTTCCGGGCGCAACAAGAAACACAGCGGGCTGAACAAGAAGCCTTGCGGGCACAGCAAGAGACTCAACGAGCCGAACAAGAAGCCTTACGGGCAGAACAAGAAACACAACGAGCAGATCGCCTTGCGGCCTATCTACGCTCCCAGGGCATTGATCCAGAGCAAATTTAA
- the ispF gene encoding 2-C-methyl-D-erythritol 2,4-cyclodiphosphate synthase: MTQIRIGNGYDIHQLVRDRPLILGGVRLDHDLGLLGHSDADVLTHAIMDALLGALNLGDIGHYFPPTDPQWAGADSLVLLEQVAALIRDRGWQVGNIDSVIVAERPKLKPYLGTMGDRLAGTLKIAADQVSIKATTNEKLGPVGREEGIAAYAVTLLVKD, encoded by the coding sequence ATGACGCAAATTCGGATTGGCAATGGTTACGATATTCATCAACTGGTGCGCGATCGCCCCTTAATTCTAGGGGGGGTTCGCCTGGATCACGATCTGGGTCTATTGGGCCATAGTGATGCGGATGTTTTGACCCATGCGATTATGGATGCCCTACTTGGGGCCTTGAATTTAGGGGATATTGGTCATTATTTTCCGCCTACGGATCCCCAGTGGGCCGGTGCGGATAGTTTAGTCTTGCTGGAACAGGTCGCAGCCTTAATTCGCGATCGCGGTTGGCAGGTGGGCAATATTGATTCAGTGATTGTGGCAGAGCGGCCCAAACTCAAACCCTACTTAGGTACCATGGGCGATCGTCTAGCAGGAACCCTAAAAATTGCCGCGGATCAAGTGAGTATTAAGGCCACCACCAATGAAAAGCTCGGCCCCGTAGGCCGGGAAGAGGGTATTGCCGCCTATGCAGTGACATTATTGGTCAAGGATTAA
- the aat gene encoding leucyl/phenylalanyl-tRNA--protein transferase: protein MFCPFNFYAGFNPNIGIKGILHHYAQGFFLMADGDDESQLSWYSSALPTMMPLDERFCYPRSLRRVLNQNQFQVAINRDFIGVMEGCAYANRESTWISLPLMEVYWQLHQAGWAHSFETWQGEQLAGGLLGIAIGGVFIGESMFYHIPNGSKVALVKLVEHLRSRQFTSFDVQMVNSHLVRFGADFISKPNYHNQLRQGLRSPSRFTDDAPFSPFFQPPSS, encoded by the coding sequence ATGTTTTGCCCCTTTAACTTTTATGCCGGGTTTAATCCCAACATAGGAATTAAAGGGATCCTTCACCATTATGCCCAGGGCTTTTTTCTGATGGCCGATGGGGACGATGAAAGCCAATTGTCCTGGTATAGTAGTGCATTGCCCACAATGATGCCCCTGGATGAGCGATTTTGTTATCCGCGATCGCTGCGGCGAGTCCTCAATCAAAACCAGTTTCAAGTGGCCATTAATCGGGATTTTATTGGAGTTATGGAGGGCTGTGCCTACGCCAATCGGGAGAGTACCTGGATTTCCTTGCCACTCATGGAGGTTTATTGGCAACTGCATCAAGCGGGTTGGGCCCATAGTTTTGAGACTTGGCAGGGGGAGCAATTGGCGGGGGGACTGTTAGGGATTGCCATTGGCGGTGTCTTTATTGGTGAATCCATGTTCTATCACATTCCTAACGGCTCGAAGGTGGCCCTAGTTAAGTTAGTCGAGCATTTGCGATCGCGGCAATTTACGAGTTTTGATGTCCAGATGGTTAATTCCCATCTCGTTCGTTTCGGTGCAGATTTTATTTCCAAACCCAACTACCACAACCAGTTACGCCAAGGCCTGCGCTCCCCCAGCCGGTTTACAGATGATGCGCCTTTTTCCCCCTTTTTCCAACCACCATCGAGCTAA